One window of the bacterium genome contains the following:
- a CDS encoding GNAT family protein → MNTLSPTLLEGHGVRLEPLGPEHEAGLRAAVADGRLWELWFTAVPEPAQVGDYIAKALEGQRAGHMLPWAVRELKTGALVGSTRYHDILPAVGRVEIGYTWYAKSWQRTHINTACKFLLLTHAFEAVGCQVVGLRTDNFNFASQRAIERLGAKKDGVIRHHQLRRDGTVRDSVMYSILAGEWPDVKRHLQLRLARHEMTKRHVSNESALFGP, encoded by the coding sequence ATGAATACGCTGTCCCCCACCTTGCTCGAAGGCCACGGCGTCCGATTGGAGCCGCTGGGGCCGGAACACGAAGCGGGCCTGCGCGCCGCGGTCGCCGATGGCCGTCTCTGGGAACTATGGTTTACCGCGGTGCCCGAGCCGGCCCAGGTCGGCGACTACATCGCCAAAGCGCTGGAAGGCCAACGGGCCGGGCACATGCTGCCGTGGGCGGTCCGTGAACTGAAGACCGGCGCCCTGGTCGGAAGCACGCGCTACCATGACATCCTGCCCGCGGTCGGTCGTGTCGAGATCGGCTACACCTGGTATGCGAAGTCGTGGCAACGCACCCACATCAACACCGCCTGCAAATTCCTGCTTTTGACCCACGCCTTCGAAGCGGTCGGCTGCCAGGTGGTCGGCCTGCGCACCGACAACTTCAACTTCGCTTCGCAGCGGGCCATCGAGCGTCTGGGCGCAAAAAAAGACGGCGTCATCCGCCACCACCAACTGCGCCGCGACGGCACGGTGCGCGATTCGGTGATGTACAGCATCCTCGCCGGCGAATGGCCGGATGTCAAAAGGCATCTTCAACTGCGGCTGGCACGGCACGAGATGACGAAGCGGCATGTCTCCAATGAATCCGCACTCTTCGGCCCATGA